The Vibrio syngnathi DNA window AAATGGAGATCATTACGGCACCCGCCGACATCCCCGCGAGGAATAAATAGATTGCTATAATCCAGTCCCATACCACGGTACCAGACTGAAAAGCTGCGTCCCATGCACTCATAATCAAATCTCCCCTTTTTGGTGTGGCACTTTATAGAGTTTTGGTTGAGTGCCTAGATAGGCTTTATCTCTGTAAACCACCTCGGATTGAAGTACTTGGTTTATCTCACTCTTAGGGTCATTCAAATCGCCGAATGTCAGCGCTTTGGTTGGGCAAGATTCGACACAAGCAGGCAACTTCCCTTGTGCTAGATTGGTATCATGACAGAAGTTACATTTATCGGCTGACTTGTTCTCTGGATGGAAAAAGCGCACTTGATATGGACACGCTAACAAACAGTAACCACAACCGACACACTTCTCTTTGTGGACATCAACAATGCCCGTTTTTTCATCTTTGTAGGCCGCTCCTGTTGGGCAAACCATGACACACGGCGCATTATCACAATGTTGGCAAGAGTTACGAGTAAAACGGTAATCAACATTTGGATATTCGCCTTGGGGTTCGCTCTTAATAATTTCTAAGCGCGATACACCTTCAGGTACTTTGTTTACTTCACGACATGCTTCGGTACAGGCGGTACAACCAATACACGCGGTTTCGTCATGAATCATTCCATAACGTTTAGTGCCATCTTCTTGAACATTAGCTAGCGTTTTACGACTTGTCACCGCAGCAGTTCCCGCGACACCTGTGGTAAAAATAACGGCACCAGCGCCTGCTAAAAAGTTTCTTCTTGAGCAGCTCATAGATTACTCCCCTTCTTTCTTCTGGTTGAAGTCTGAATGGCAATCCACGCACAGCTTAATGGTTTGCTTTTTATCTAAGCCCAACACCTTTGCTTCAGTCGCATGAACATCATGGCAGTTTGAACACGTTAAGTTTTGCGCGTGAACATCGTGGGTCCAGCTAGCTTCACGCAGATCATCAGGTTTGTGACAATCGATACATTGGCTATTAGCATCCAAAATTAAATTAGGATCGAGGAAAACCTTTTCGGTTCCTGGTTGTGATTGAGCCGAACGATACTTCACCACTTCAGGTGCACCTTCACGGTGATCGGGGCTAATTGAACTATGACAATCGGTACAATTTACTTCACGGCCAAGTAAAGCGTGTGCACTTTCACCATGTGAACCCAATACCGTTTCTTTTGAATCTTTATGGCATTGAACACACTTGTAGTCTTTGTCGCGGATTAATTCGACTTCATGTCTTGTTGATTCTCCTACTGGCGTAACAGCAGGCTCAGCAACAGCATGAATGGAATAACCATAGAGGCAGAATGCTAGAAGGGATTTAAGCATTATGACTATGGCCAATTTAATATTGCCCATTTTATCCTTTCCTTATACCGGCATTATTTAACTCTCAACTAAATAATATTCCGGTTAAACAAAAGTACCCTTAAACGATATTATTACCGCTTAAATGATATCAATTCTTATTTTGGATAAGCCACAACGCTTTCTATAGTTAGAATATACCTCTAATTAGGTAATACGAAATTTGGATGGGTTAATCTGTGAACGCAATCACCCTATTTATATCATGGTCAATTTGGGTAATTGATTGTTATATATGATAATAATTCTCACTTGAATTTTAATGCTACTAACTACCAATACCCCTTTAGGGGTATATAAACTTCAACGTGATTGAAGTCACTACCGTTAATTGATCTAAGACAAGCTATATCCAACACGTAACAAAATGTGTTTGTTTATGAATTAATATAAACAGGAATTCTCCAGTTCTTAATTTGAATAGCAAACTCACAACGCTTGGTATAAGAATCAGTATATTGGAGATATCACTGTGAAAAAGCATTGGATACGTAATTCGGTCACAGCACTATTAATGGTTAGCGCATCACTAGCAAGCGCGACCAGTTTTGCTGCGTCTGAACAAAAAGAAATTGGCGACCCTCGTAACGACCAGTTCGAGCAAAACCACCCAGATCAATATCATTCATGGAGACAGACTTCAGAAAGCGAAGTTATTGAAGACGCACTAAAAGAAGATCCAAACATGGCCATCATGTGGGCTGGCTACGGCTTCGCAAAAGATTACAACAAAGCACGCGGCCACTTTTATGCCATTGACGATGTAAGACAAACACTTCGTACTGGCGGCCCAACGGACGAAAGCTCTGGCCCAATGCCAATGGCGTGTTGGAGTTGTAAGAGCCCAGATGTCGCTCGTGTTATTGAAGAACGTGGCGAAGATGGTTATTTCGAAGGTAAATGGGCGCGTCTTGGCAACGAGATCATTAACCCTATTGGCTGTTCAGACTGTCACGATACCCAAAGCGAAGGCTTTAAGAATGGTGAGCCAGCACTGAAGGTGACTCGTCCTTACGTTGAACGAGCATTTGAAACGATTGGTAAAAAGTTTGATGAACAAAGCCGCTTAGACCAACAAGCTTCTGTTTGTGCTCAGTGCCACGTGGAATACTACTTCACAGGGCCAACCAAAGGTGTGAAATTCCCTTGGGACCAAGGTACAACCGTTGGCGACATGGAACGTTACTATGATGCAATCAACTTTAAAGATTGGACGCATAAAGTATCGAAAGCACCCATGCTGAAAGCGCAGCACCCAGGTTTCGAAACATGGCGCGAAGGCATCCACGGCAAGAACAAAGTCGTTTGTGCTGACTGTCATATGCCGAAAGTGACCAAAGAAGATGGCACCGTTTATACCGACCATAAAGTGGGTAATCCATTCGACCGCTTCGAAGATACGTGTGCAAACTGTCACACTCAATCGAAAGAAACCATGCGTAACATCGTTTCAAGCCGTAAAGCGCAAGTACTGAACATGAAGCTGACAGCCGAGAAACAAATCGTTGCTGCTCACTTTGAAGCAGGCGCGGCATGGGAAGCGGGTGCGACAGAGCAAGAGATGGAACCTATCCTACTGGATATCCGTCACGCTCAATGGCGCTGGGACTACGCTATTGCGTCTCACGGCATTCATATGCATGCACCTGAAATCGCTCTAGAAGTGCTAGGCACTGCCGTAGACCGCGCTGCGGATGCTCGAACTAAGATTGTTCGTCTACTGGCGAAGAAAGGCATCACCGATCCAATCGAGATTCCAGATATCTCGACCAAAGAAGCGGCTCAAAAAGCGCTTGGAATGGACATGGATAAGATGAATGCTGAGAAACAACACTTCTTAGACACGGTTGTTCCTAAATGGGAAGAGCAAGCTGAAAAGCGTGAAGCCAACTACGAATACTAGTTTCTTCAATTAGACCATTAAGCAAAAACCAGTCACACTATATGTTGTGTGGCTGGTTTTTCTGTTTTAAATATTCAGTTTTAGGTTTGAAGCATTCAAATCAATACCGAGTTTCCAATGACCGTTTGCTAATTCAAGGAGTCAACAATGAAGACCTTACTTTCGCTTTCAGCATTATGCATAGCACTACTCAGTTCAGGCGTTGACGCATCAGAGCGCGCAGAGACAGGCTGGGAGTTAATAGAGAAAGGTGCATTAGTCATTGATGTCAGAACACCGGCAGAGTTCGCACAAGGGCATTTAAACAACGCCATCAACTACCCTCTTTCTGAAGTGGCAACTCACTTTGCTAACATCGAGAAAGACCAACCCATCGTTTTGTATTGCCGCAGTGGCAATCGCTCAGGGCAAGCTTATCAGTTCTTGCGTGCTCAAGGGTTTACTCAAATCCATAACGCAGGTGGGTTAACTGAGATGCTAGACAGCCAATAGATACGGAAACTAATGATTTTAGAAATTAATCACTTTAGAGACGAATTACTTCAAAGGTAAATAGTTTCAACATTTATTCAGGAAGAACAGCTTATTGACCAAGCCTAGCGGATCATCTCTTTGGCTTGGTTGATCGAATGAATAATTGAAACACGATCAATGCCCTTTTGATTGGAATCGAGGATTTGACTCCACGCATCAATCGCTTGTTGATAGCGCATACTAATGAAGTGATCGGTCGCAATCAGCATCAATGCCGTACGATCATTGGGATCAAGTTGCATGGAGTGATCCAATAGCGCATTCACGTCATCGCTCATAGCTTGAGAGCTAAGATAATAAAGTGCCGTTGCTTTGGCTGCATAGAGGCCAGAAGGCGCTTGAGGGTCTAAACGAATCGCATAATCGTAGCAAGTGAATGCCGCATCAAACTCCCCTTTTTGCATGTACACACCACCAAGCTTAAACCACAAGTCGGATTGATTCGGGTCTTGCTTAAGGCTTTGTTGCAGCTCGTCTTCGAAATCTGTTGCCGTGTAACTATTGTTATCGTCTAAAGGCAGTTGAGGTAATTCTTGCTTTAGTTGAGACCAAACCGTAACACTGAGAAGCACTGTAATAAGTGATACGAGAATATTACCTTTGAGGTTACTGCTATTTTTACTCGCGGCAATAACAACCACAACTAGAAATAAGCTCATCAATATCAACGCTACAAGTAACCACATGTCCATCTCACTTCCCTTTTGTTTAGCTCTATCTGCTACTTTATCGTTTTTGTGTTATCTCGTTATTGATCAAAGTTT harbors:
- the nrfA gene encoding ammonia-forming nitrite reductase cytochrome c552 subunit, which codes for MKKHWIRNSVTALLMVSASLASATSFAASEQKEIGDPRNDQFEQNHPDQYHSWRQTSESEVIEDALKEDPNMAIMWAGYGFAKDYNKARGHFYAIDDVRQTLRTGGPTDESSGPMPMACWSCKSPDVARVIEERGEDGYFEGKWARLGNEIINPIGCSDCHDTQSEGFKNGEPALKVTRPYVERAFETIGKKFDEQSRLDQQASVCAQCHVEYYFTGPTKGVKFPWDQGTTVGDMERYYDAINFKDWTHKVSKAPMLKAQHPGFETWREGIHGKNKVVCADCHMPKVTKEDGTVYTDHKVGNPFDRFEDTCANCHTQSKETMRNIVSSRKAQVLNMKLTAEKQIVAAHFEAGAAWEAGATEQEMEPILLDIRHAQWRWDYAIASHGIHMHAPEIALEVLGTAVDRAADARTKIVRLLAKKGITDPIEIPDISTKEAAQKALGMDMDKMNAEKQHFLDTVVPKWEEQAEKREANYEY
- the nrfC gene encoding cytochrome c nitrite reductase Fe-S protein → MSCSRRNFLAGAGAVIFTTGVAGTAAVTSRKTLANVQEDGTKRYGMIHDETACIGCTACTEACREVNKVPEGVSRLEIIKSEPQGEYPNVDYRFTRNSCQHCDNAPCVMVCPTGAAYKDEKTGIVDVHKEKCVGCGYCLLACPYQVRFFHPENKSADKCNFCHDTNLAQGKLPACVESCPTKALTFGDLNDPKSEINQVLQSEVVYRDKAYLGTQPKLYKVPHQKGEI
- a CDS encoding TPR domain-containing protein; protein product: MDMWLLVALILMSLFLVVVVIAASKNSSNLKGNILVSLITVLLSVTVWSQLKQELPQLPLDDNNSYTATDFEDELQQSLKQDPNQSDLWFKLGGVYMQKGEFDAAFTCYDYAIRLDPQAPSGLYAAKATALYYLSSQAMSDDVNALLDHSMQLDPNDRTALMLIATDHFISMRYQQAIDAWSQILDSNQKGIDRVSIIHSINQAKEMIR
- a CDS encoding rhodanese-like domain-containing protein: MKTLLSLSALCIALLSSGVDASERAETGWELIEKGALVIDVRTPAEFAQGHLNNAINYPLSEVATHFANIEKDQPIVLYCRSGNRSGQAYQFLRAQGFTQIHNAGGLTEMLDSQ
- the nrfB gene encoding cytochrome c nitrite reductase pentaheme subunit; the protein is MGNIKLAIVIMLKSLLAFCLYGYSIHAVAEPAVTPVGESTRHEVELIRDKDYKCVQCHKDSKETVLGSHGESAHALLGREVNCTDCHSSISPDHREGAPEVVKYRSAQSQPGTEKVFLDPNLILDANSQCIDCHKPDDLREASWTHDVHAQNLTCSNCHDVHATEAKVLGLDKKQTIKLCVDCHSDFNQKKEGE